The proteins below are encoded in one region of Mus caroli chromosome 10, CAROLI_EIJ_v1.1, whole genome shotgun sequence:
- the LOC110304047 gene encoding olfactory receptor 9-like — protein sequence MGXDNDTDITEFILLGFSGYGFLQGHLFWGVLCIYVVTLLGNSLIVLLTLADSALHSPMYFFLRHFSVVEILYTTTIVPRMLADLRSSCPTIPLASCFTQLYFFALFGIAECCLLTAMAYDRYAAICCPLHYTTLMSQGTYTGLVGASYLAGVISGTTHSIFIFTLPFRGAKTIHHFLCDILPVLRLATASTFWGEVGNLFVTITFIFAPFLLIVASYACILATILGVATSQGRQKLFSTCSSHLFVVILFFGTGTVAYMRPQADSFGDTDQIITLFYTVVTPMCNPFVYTLRNKEVTGAMRRLIKRYI from the coding sequence ATGGGGNATGATAATGATACAGACATAACAGAGTTTATTTTACTGGGGTTCTCGGGTTATGGCTTTCTCCAGGGNCATCTGTTCTGGGGTGTGCTGTGTATCTATGTTGTTACCTTGCTGGGCAACTCTCTGATAGTCCTCCTTACGCTGGCGGACTCTGCGCTCCActcccccatgtacttcttcctgcGTCACTTCTCTGTGGTGGAGATCCTCTACACCACTACCATTGTGCCTCGGATGTTGGCTGACCTCCGGTCTTCCTGCCCCACCATCCCTCTTGCCAGCTGCTTCACTCAGTTATATTTCTTTGCCCTTTTTGGCATTGCTGAATGCTGCTTGCTTActgccatggcctatgaccgGTATGCTGCCATCTGCTGTCCACTGCATTATACTACCCTGATGAGCCAGGGAACCTATACAGGCTTGGTGGGGGCCTCTTATCTTGCAGGTGTCATCTCAGGCACTACTCACTCCATCTTCATCTTCACGTTGCCTTTCCGTGGGGCCAAAACCATCCATCACTTCCTGTGTGATATCCTGCCTGTGCTGAGACTGGCTACTGCAAGCACTTTCTGGGGTGAAGTGGGGAACCTCTTTGTCACAATAACTTTTATCTTTGCCCCCTTCTTATTGATTGTGGCCTCTTATGCCTGTATTCTTGCCACCATCCTTGGGGTGGCAACATCCCAGGGTCGTCAAAAGCTCTTTTCTACGTGCTCCTCCCACTTGTTTGTGGTCATACTCTTTTTTGGGACTGGGACTGTTGCCTATATGAGGCCTCAGGCCGATTCCTTTGGGGACACTGACCAAATTATCACCCTGTTCTACACAGTTGTCACCCCCATGTGCAACCCTTTTGTTTATACTCTGAGGAACAAGGAGGTCACAGGGGCCATGAGACGGCTCATAAAGAGATACATTTAG